From one Candidatus Micrarchaeia archaeon genomic stretch:
- a CDS encoding 2-oxoacid:acceptor oxidoreductase family protein has protein sequence MIEVRIHGRGGQGAVTAAELLAIAVGYKGKYSQSFPYFGVERRGAPVQAYCRIDDKPIRVHQNVYTPDYVVVLDPTLISSINVCEGLKKGGTVIVNSHL, from the coding sequence ATGATTGAAGTTAGAATACATGGCAGAGGAGGACAAGGAGCAGTTACTGCAGCTGAATTATTAGCTATTGCAGTTGGATATAAAGGAAAGTATTCTCAAAGTTTTCCTTATTTTGGTGTTGAAAGAAGAGGAGCACCTGTTCAAGCATATTGTAGAATTGATGATAAACCAATAAGAGTTCATCAAAATGTATATACTCCTGATTATGTTGTTGTTTTAGATCCTACTTTAATAAGTTCAATAAATGTATGTGAAGGATTAAAAAAAGGAGGAACAGTTATAGTTAATTCTCATTTA